A window of the Thermoleophilia bacterium SCSIO 60948 genome harbors these coding sequences:
- a CDS encoding NADH-quinone oxidoreductase subunit B yields MLRGDLDQVALEQHVEESVLATTFQKLLAWGASSSMFPATFGLACCAIEMMSQVSSRYDIARFGAEASRASPRQADFLILSGRVSIKMAPVVRRIYDQMLEPRWVIAMGACSSSGGMFANYAVIQGADKVIPVDVHVPGCPPRPEALMYGFTKLQRKIKGNPDQGWRARYNAAGTEEWAREDLITDSPGDASNAAYERARRMVSSTAPLEADRSVAPDEGFENRGQS; encoded by the coding sequence ATGCTGCGCGGCGACCTCGATCAGGTCGCGCTCGAGCAGCACGTCGAGGAGTCGGTGCTGGCGACGACGTTCCAGAAGCTGCTCGCCTGGGGCGCATCGAGCTCGATGTTCCCGGCGACCTTCGGTCTCGCCTGCTGCGCGATCGAGATGATGTCCCAGGTCTCCTCGCGCTACGACATCGCGCGCTTCGGAGCCGAGGCCTCGCGGGCCTCCCCGCGCCAGGCCGACTTCCTGATCCTGTCGGGCCGGGTCTCGATCAAGATGGCGCCGGTCGTCCGCCGGATCTACGACCAGATGCTCGAGCCGCGCTGGGTGATCGCGATGGGTGCCTGCTCGTCCTCGGGCGGCATGTTCGCCAACTACGCCGTCATCCAGGGCGCCGACAAGGTGATCCCGGTCGACGTCCACGTCCCGGGCTGCCCGCCGCGCCCCGAGGCGCTCATGTACGGCTTCACCAAGCTCCAGCGCAAGATCAAGGGCAACCCCGACCAGGGTTGGCGGGCCCGCTACAACGCTGCCGGCACCGAGGAGTGGGCGCGCGAGGACCTGATCACCGATTCGCCGGGTGACGCATCGAACGCGGCCTATGAGCGGGCGCGCCGGATGGTCTCGTCGACCGCGCCGCTGGAGGCCGACCGCTCCGTCGCCCCGGACGAGGGCTTCGAGAACCGAGGGCAGTCCTGA
- a CDS encoding NADH-quinone oxidoreductase subunit C, whose product MPDAPGLELMAIEIEADHPGAILGTYHEHGCACLIADPAQIRGVLAWLREAPSHRYTFLASVHAADYMPAEPRFGVHYELLNRDRVERIRVRAALPDPPEGLPEIESVVDMFPSAEFQEREAFDFFGIVFRGHPDLRRILMPEDYVGWPQRRDFPVGGEPVIFTNTEHQVPGWYR is encoded by the coding sequence ATGCCGGACGCTCCCGGGCTCGAGCTGATGGCGATCGAGATCGAGGCCGACCACCCCGGCGCGATCCTCGGCACCTACCACGAGCACGGCTGCGCCTGCCTGATCGCCGATCCCGCGCAGATCCGCGGCGTCCTCGCCTGGCTGCGCGAGGCGCCGAGCCACCGCTACACGTTCCTCGCGAGCGTCCACGCGGCCGACTACATGCCCGCCGAGCCGCGTTTCGGCGTCCACTACGAGCTGCTCAACCGCGATCGCGTCGAGCGGATTCGCGTTCGGGCCGCGCTCCCCGATCCGCCCGAGGGCCTGCCGGAGATCGAGTCGGTCGTCGACATGTTCCCGAGCGCCGAGTTCCAGGAGCGCGAGGCGTTCGACTTCTTCGGGATCGTCTTCCGCGGCCATCCCGACCTGCGCCGGATCCTGATGCCCGAGGACTACGTCGGCTGGCCGCAGCGCCGCGACTTCCCGGTCGGCGGCGAGCCGGTGATCTTCACGAACACCGAGCACCAGGTGCCGGGCTGGTACCGCTAG
- a CDS encoding NADH-quinone oxidoreductase subunit D — protein MAITDKPTPPGRPGRTKDEPPQRPEGGDPTFDAHGGDVIARTEAQIVGTSQVERSDAGETLEFEQELMTINMGPHHPATHGVLRLLVSLQGETVIDLKPIMGYVHTGIEKSCEDKAYWKVIPFIERMDYLSYFFNMQAYCGAVERMLELEIPSRAQYLRIIHMELNRIHSHLVWLGTTALDLGAISMFWYCFNVRDRILDLFEMSAGQRMHTRYFQVGGVMEDIPLGFEEKVLAFCAEMPERVSQYEALLDKNEIFLQRTRGIGIVSRERLLELGVTGPLLRATGEPWDLRKVSDYLPYRDFDFKVPVGTVGDNYDRYRVRVQEIRESVRIIEQAVLGLPDGPWVADDRKIVLPPRHELSTSMEALIHHFKLVTEGFRVPPGEIYNAIESPRGELGCYVLADGSAKPARVHMRDPSFVNLQSLRDMCIGGYVADLIVNLAMLDPILGGIDR, from the coding sequence ATGGCGATCACCGACAAGCCGACCCCGCCCGGGCGCCCCGGACGCACGAAGGACGAGCCGCCTCAGCGACCCGAGGGCGGCGACCCGACGTTCGACGCCCACGGCGGCGACGTCATCGCCCGCACCGAGGCTCAGATCGTCGGCACCTCGCAGGTCGAGCGCAGCGACGCCGGCGAGACGCTCGAGTTCGAGCAGGAGCTGATGACGATCAACATGGGGCCGCACCACCCGGCGACCCATGGCGTCCTGCGGCTGCTCGTCTCGCTCCAGGGCGAGACCGTGATCGACCTCAAGCCGATCATGGGCTACGTCCACACCGGGATCGAGAAGTCGTGCGAGGACAAGGCCTACTGGAAGGTCATCCCGTTCATCGAGCGGATGGACTACCTCTCGTACTTCTTCAACATGCAGGCCTACTGCGGTGCGGTCGAGCGGATGCTCGAGCTCGAGATCCCGTCGCGAGCCCAGTACCTGCGGATCATCCACATGGAGCTCAACCGGATCCACTCGCATCTGGTCTGGCTCGGCACGACCGCGCTCGACCTCGGCGCGATCTCGATGTTCTGGTACTGCTTCAACGTCCGCGACCGGATCCTCGACCTGTTCGAGATGTCGGCCGGCCAGCGGATGCACACCCGCTACTTCCAGGTCGGCGGCGTGATGGAGGACATCCCGCTCGGCTTCGAGGAGAAGGTGCTCGCGTTCTGCGCCGAGATGCCCGAGCGCGTCTCCCAGTACGAGGCGCTGCTCGACAAGAACGAGATCTTCCTCCAGCGCACGCGCGGGATCGGGATCGTCTCCCGCGAGCGGCTGCTCGAGCTCGGCGTCACCGGCCCGCTGCTGCGCGCGACCGGCGAGCCGTGGGACCTGCGCAAGGTCTCCGACTACCTGCCCTACCGCGACTTCGACTTCAAGGTCCCGGTCGGCACCGTCGGCGACAACTACGACCGCTACCGCGTCCGCGTCCAGGAGATCCGCGAGTCGGTGCGGATCATCGAGCAGGCCGTCCTGGGGCTGCCCGACGGCCCGTGGGTCGCCGACGACCGCAAGATCGTCCTGCCCCCGCGCCACGAGCTCTCGACCTCGATGGAAGCGCTGATCCATCACTTCAAGCTCGTGACCGAGGGCTTCCGCGTCCCGCCGGGCGAGATCTACAACGCGATCGAGTCGCCCCGCGGCGAGCTCGGTTGCTACGTGCTCGCCGACGGCTCGGCCAAGCCGGCGCGGGTCCACATGCGCGACCCCTCGTTCGTGAACCTCCAGTCGCTGCGCGACATGTGCATCGGGGGCTACGTCGCCGACCTGATCGTCAATCTGGCGATGCTCGACCCGATCCTCGGCGGTATCGACCGGTGA
- the nuoF gene encoding NADH-quinone oxidoreductase subunit NuoF translates to MAATETRLLFRHIDEPGLAGRETYERFGGYEQLKKAFADNTPETLVETLEGSGLRGRGGAGFAMGKKAGFLPRGDMEKYLCCNADESEPGTFKDRELMQKNPHQLVEGCAIASLAVGARYAFIFIRGEYWEVADILDDAVAEAYEAGYLGRDILGSGFDLDLVVHRGAGAYICGEETALLDSLEGKRGNPRLKPPFPAVQGLYGGPTLINNVETLSNIPHILRGGPDWFKSFGSEGSPGTKVVSVSGCVKRPGNYEIELGIPAREIIYGLAGGPLDGREIKAWFPGGSSSPVLTAAELDLPYTFEAMAEAGSMLGSGAIIVCDEAVSIPKLAVRTARFYQHESCGKCTPCREGTNWTVKMLERIVRGEATPMDLDIVSSVQENIMGNCLCVLGDSMAMPVGAMVRKFRAEFEDAIEAGRDAAIEPLDVANTDDAPMRMGAMS, encoded by the coding sequence ATGGCCGCCACCGAGACGAGGCTTCTGTTCCGCCACATCGACGAGCCGGGACTCGCCGGGCGCGAGACCTACGAGCGCTTCGGCGGCTACGAGCAGCTCAAGAAGGCGTTCGCCGACAACACCCCCGAGACGCTCGTCGAGACCCTCGAGGGCTCCGGTCTGCGCGGCCGCGGAGGCGCCGGTTTCGCGATGGGCAAGAAGGCCGGCTTCCTGCCTCGCGGCGACATGGAGAAGTACCTCTGCTGCAACGCCGACGAGTCCGAGCCGGGCACGTTCAAGGACCGCGAGCTGATGCAGAAGAACCCGCATCAGCTCGTCGAGGGCTGTGCGATCGCCTCGCTCGCGGTCGGCGCCCGCTACGCCTTCATCTTCATCCGCGGTGAGTACTGGGAGGTCGCCGACATCCTCGACGACGCGGTCGCCGAGGCCTACGAGGCCGGCTACCTCGGCCGCGACATCCTCGGATCCGGGTTCGACCTCGACCTCGTCGTCCATCGCGGCGCCGGCGCCTACATCTGCGGCGAGGAGACCGCGCTGCTCGACTCGCTCGAGGGCAAGCGCGGCAACCCGCGGCTCAAGCCGCCGTTCCCCGCCGTCCAGGGCCTCTACGGCGGCCCGACGCTGATCAACAACGTCGAGACGCTGTCGAACATCCCGCACATCCTCAGGGGCGGACCCGACTGGTTCAAGAGCTTCGGCTCCGAGGGCTCGCCGGGCACCAAGGTCGTCTCGGTCTCGGGCTGCGTCAAGCGTCCCGGCAACTACGAGATCGAGCTCGGGATCCCGGCCCGCGAGATCATCTACGGCCTCGCCGGCGGCCCGCTCGACGGCCGCGAGATCAAGGCCTGGTTCCCCGGCGGCTCGAGCTCCCCCGTCCTGACCGCGGCTGAGCTCGACCTGCCCTACACCTTCGAGGCGATGGCCGAGGCCGGCTCGATGCTCGGCTCGGGCGCGATCATCGTCTGCGACGAGGCCGTCTCGATCCCGAAGCTCGCCGTGCGGACCGCGCGCTTCTACCAGCACGAGTCGTGCGGCAAGTGCACTCCGTGTCGCGAGGGCACGAACTGGACGGTGAAGATGCTCGAGCGGATCGTCCGCGGCGAGGCGACGCCGATGGACCTCGACATCGTCTCCTCGGTCCAGGAGAACATCATGGGCAACTGCCTCTGCGTGCTCGGCGACTCGATGGCGATGCCGGTCGGGGCGATGGTGCGCAAGTTCCGCGCCGAGTTCGAGGACGCGATCGAGGCCGGACGCGACGCCGCGATCGAACCGCTCGACGTCGCCAACACCGACGACGCGCCGATGCGCATGGGAGCGATGTCGTGA
- the nuoG gene encoding NADH-quinone oxidoreductase subunit NuoG, with protein MTDVKANPDTITIVVDGVEIEATPGAMLADAAKGGDVEIPVFCYEPKLGGPVGACRMCLVEIEGIPKLQTACSTPVRDGMVVYTRTDRVKVAQNSVVEFLLVNHPLDCPVCDKGGECPLQDIAMGWGPGKSRVTDPKRHFQKPVPLSPLVRIDRERCILCYRCVRFSQEVSEDEQLQLLERGANSYVGTFDDRPYITPFHGNIIELCPVGALTSEAYRFRARPWDIEDAGSVCTLCPSQCNVKFTVRDERPARVLARDNHDVDDGWLCDKGRFGFQAINSHERIVAPSIRMGSELVEVSWAEALEAAAKGLRENAARAGVGAIVGGQSSNEEGWLTQRILRGALGSRDIDSRRRGALGREAAVRLTAPELSAAVSDLDSAESILVIGTDPMHEMPILDLRIRKAVRRSNARLVVATDRPTALDGGAIEAVRYAPGAANEFLSALVAELRRGSNGHGHSHESAYSEAAEQAAGELRPGRTVVVWGERIAEGRGGAEALALLSECASLLSADAIGAGLIGVPEETNARGLREVGCLPDAGPGLVATNAGRSAPEIREALRDGDLTGLVLVNSNPVRDHPMGRDWADALRKARFVLAVSAFDDESTKHANVVFPAETYAEKEGTVTHPDGRLQRLRPGVPHPGMARPIWHVLVELSALLDAETGLDSASEVLDAIAAEAGFLAGVTPEEIGGTGVRWPERPASASFPRIERGEDPTAAILSRISGRERRHPVGDELVRVGTYRDLWSSETTERSPALAFLAPAQRIELSPHDAERLGVRQGEIVHVSAASQPERSGSVRARVLVRERIRPGSAFMLEATERDTGAVFHSGEGIEITPAGPELAVTQRRPGAAS; from the coding sequence GTGACCGACGTCAAGGCGAACCCGGACACGATCACGATCGTCGTCGACGGTGTTGAGATCGAGGCGACGCCCGGCGCGATGCTCGCCGACGCCGCGAAGGGCGGCGACGTCGAGATCCCGGTCTTCTGTTACGAGCCGAAGCTCGGTGGACCCGTCGGCGCCTGTCGGATGTGCCTGGTCGAGATCGAGGGCATCCCGAAGCTCCAGACCGCCTGCTCGACCCCGGTCCGCGACGGCATGGTCGTCTACACGCGGACCGACCGCGTCAAGGTCGCCCAGAACTCGGTCGTCGAGTTCCTGCTCGTCAACCACCCGCTCGACTGCCCGGTCTGCGACAAGGGCGGCGAGTGCCCGCTCCAGGACATCGCGATGGGCTGGGGGCCGGGCAAGAGCCGCGTCACCGACCCCAAGCGCCACTTCCAGAAGCCGGTGCCGCTCTCACCGCTCGTGCGGATCGACCGCGAGCGCTGCATCCTCTGCTACCGCTGCGTCCGCTTCTCGCAGGAGGTCTCCGAGGACGAGCAGCTCCAGCTGCTCGAGCGCGGCGCGAACTCCTACGTCGGGACGTTCGACGACCGCCCCTACATCACGCCCTTCCACGGCAACATCATCGAGCTCTGCCCCGTCGGCGCTCTGACCTCCGAGGCCTACCGCTTCCGCGCCCGGCCCTGGGACATCGAGGACGCGGGCTCGGTCTGCACGCTGTGCCCGAGTCAGTGCAACGTCAAGTTCACCGTCCGCGACGAGCGCCCGGCGCGAGTCCTGGCCCGCGACAACCACGACGTCGACGATGGCTGGCTCTGCGACAAGGGCCGGTTCGGATTCCAGGCGATCAACTCGCACGAGCGGATCGTCGCGCCGTCGATCCGGATGGGCTCCGAGCTCGTCGAGGTCAGCTGGGCCGAGGCGCTCGAGGCCGCCGCGAAGGGTCTGCGCGAGAACGCGGCCCGCGCCGGGGTCGGCGCGATCGTCGGTGGTCAGAGCTCGAACGAGGAGGGCTGGCTCACCCAGCGGATCCTGCGCGGCGCGCTCGGCTCGCGTGACATCGACTCGCGGCGCCGCGGCGCGCTCGGTCGCGAGGCCGCCGTCCGGCTCACCGCGCCCGAGCTGTCGGCCGCGGTCTCCGACCTCGACTCGGCCGAGTCGATCCTCGTCATCGGCACCGACCCGATGCACGAGATGCCGATCCTCGACCTGCGTATCCGCAAGGCGGTGCGGCGCTCGAACGCCCGGCTCGTCGTGGCGACGGATCGCCCGACCGCACTCGACGGCGGAGCCATCGAGGCCGTCCGATATGCCCCGGGCGCGGCGAACGAGTTCCTCTCGGCACTCGTCGCGGAGCTCCGGCGCGGCTCGAACGGCCACGGCCACTCGCACGAGAGCGCGTACTCCGAGGCGGCGGAGCAGGCCGCGGGCGAGCTGCGCCCCGGCCGCACCGTCGTCGTCTGGGGCGAGCGGATCGCCGAGGGGCGCGGCGGCGCCGAGGCGCTCGCGCTGCTCAGCGAGTGCGCTTCGCTGCTGTCTGCCGACGCCATCGGCGCCGGCCTGATCGGCGTGCCCGAGGAGACCAACGCCCGCGGCCTGCGCGAGGTCGGCTGCCTCCCCGACGCGGGTCCGGGCCTCGTCGCCACGAACGCCGGCCGCTCGGCGCCCGAGATCCGCGAGGCGCTTCGTGACGGCGATCTGACCGGTCTCGTGCTCGTCAACTCGAACCCGGTCCGCGACCATCCGATGGGCCGTGACTGGGCCGATGCGCTGCGCAAGGCGCGCTTCGTCCTCGCCGTGTCGGCGTTCGACGACGAGTCGACGAAGCACGCGAACGTCGTCTTCCCGGCCGAGACCTACGCCGAGAAGGAGGGCACGGTCACGCATCCGGACGGCCGCCTCCAGCGACTGCGCCCGGGCGTGCCGCACCCCGGCATGGCGCGGCCGATCTGGCACGTGCTCGTCGAGCTCTCGGCGCTGCTCGACGCCGAGACGGGTCTCGACTCGGCCTCCGAGGTGCTCGACGCGATCGCCGCCGAGGCCGGCTTCCTCGCCGGGGTCACCCCGGAGGAGATCGGCGGCACGGGCGTGCGCTGGCCCGAGCGCCCGGCCTCGGCCTCGTTCCCGCGGATCGAGCGCGGCGAGGACCCGACCGCGGCGATCCTGTCGCGGATCAGCGGCCGTGAGCGCCGCCATCCGGTCGGCGACGAGCTCGTCCGGGTCGGCACCTACCGCGACCTGTGGTCGAGCGAGACCACCGAGCGCTCGCCGGCGCTCGCGTTCCTGGCTCCCGCGCAGCGGATCGAGCTATCGCCCCACGACGCCGAGCGGCTCGGCGTGCGCCAGGGAGAGATCGTCCACGTCTCGGCGGCAAGCCAGCCGGAGCGCTCCGGATCGGTTCGCGCCCGCGTGTTGGTCCGCGAGCGGATCCGTCCCGGCTCGGCCTTCATGCTCGAGGCGACCGAGCGCGACACCGGCGCCGTCTTCCACTCCGGTGAGGGGATCGAGATCACGCCGGCCGGGCCCGAGCTCGCGGTGACCCAGCGCCGCCCGGGCGCAGCCTCGTGA
- the nuoH gene encoding NADH-quinone oxidoreductase subunit NuoH has translation MLPLAEVGPPPEAAWLLILKALVIFAGVFAIVPVLTVAERKILGRFQARYGPNRSGPKGMLQPLADIVKLAGKQQFRPRNAVPLLFSMAPALVIFSGVMTLAIIPFGDITSGGFGLYGIDVSIGVLYFFAFGSIAFYGLLLAGWASGSKYSFLGAMRAAAQLISYEISMGLSLLGAVMVAGSLSMTDIVQAQEGLWFIVPQLVGFLVFMVAGFAETNRAPFDLPEADAELVQGFQTEYGGMPFGAYLLAEYMEIFVVSGIATTFFLGGWMGPGPGFLDPVWTLVKIFALIFLFMWIRATLPRLRYDQLMTLGWKVLLPLATLNVLVTAVVVTLT, from the coding sequence ATGCTGCCGCTGGCCGAGGTCGGGCCGCCGCCCGAGGCGGCGTGGCTGCTGATCCTGAAGGCGCTCGTGATCTTCGCGGGCGTGTTCGCGATCGTGCCGGTGCTGACCGTCGCCGAGCGCAAGATCCTCGGCCGCTTCCAGGCTCGCTACGGACCCAACCGTTCCGGTCCCAAGGGCATGCTCCAGCCGCTCGCCGACATCGTCAAGCTCGCCGGCAAGCAGCAGTTCCGGCCCCGGAACGCCGTGCCGCTGCTGTTTTCGATGGCGCCGGCGCTGGTCATCTTCTCCGGCGTCATGACGCTCGCGATCATCCCGTTCGGCGACATCACGTCGGGCGGCTTCGGGCTCTACGGGATCGACGTCTCGATCGGCGTCCTCTACTTCTTCGCCTTCGGCTCGATCGCGTTCTACGGCCTGCTTCTGGCCGGCTGGGCGTCGGGCTCGAAGTACTCGTTCCTCGGCGCGATGCGCGCCGCCGCCCAGCTGATCTCGTATGAGATCTCGATGGGCCTGTCGCTGCTCGGCGCGGTGATGGTCGCCGGCTCGTTGTCGATGACCGACATCGTCCAGGCCCAGGAGGGGCTCTGGTTCATCGTGCCGCAGCTCGTCGGCTTCCTCGTCTTCATGGTCGCCGGCTTCGCCGAGACAAACCGTGCCCCGTTCGACCTCCCCGAGGCCGACGCCGAGCTGGTCCAGGGCTTCCAGACCGAGTACGGCGGGATGCCGTTCGGCGCCTACCTGCTCGCCGAGTACATGGAGATCTTCGTCGTCTCGGGAATCGCGACGACCTTCTTCCTCGGCGGCTGGATGGGACCGGGCCCAGGTTTCCTCGATCCCGTCTGGACGCTCGTCAAGATCTTCGCGCTGATCTTCCTCTTCATGTGGATCAGGGCTACCTTGCCACGGCTCCGCTACGACCAGCTGATGACGCTCGGCTGGAAGGTGCTGCTGCCGCTGGCGACGCTCAACGTCCTAGTGACAGCCGTGGTGGTGACGCTCACATGA
- the nuoI gene encoding NADH-quinone oxidoreductase subunit NuoI, producing MTDRDQKQEAVESAETARLAEAFPYLADQADAVQVERGPEPGGPKGAYRVFGETLRGLRTTMARWIEGPVTIEYPEEKTPVYPRFRGRHKLHKFEDTGLEKCVGCSLCAAACPADCIRVVAAENDPADRVSAGERYAAVYEINMARCIFCGYCEVACPFDAITMGHEYEMADYNRGDLIFTKEMLLHEPIERTPLRREGE from the coding sequence ATGACCGACCGAGATCAGAAACAGGAAGCGGTGGAATCCGCCGAGACGGCACGGCTCGCCGAGGCCTTCCCCTATCTCGCCGACCAGGCCGACGCCGTCCAGGTCGAGCGCGGTCCCGAGCCGGGCGGGCCGAAGGGCGCCTACCGCGTCTTCGGCGAGACCCTGCGCGGCCTTCGCACGACGATGGCGCGCTGGATCGAGGGCCCGGTGACGATCGAGTACCCGGAGGAGAAGACCCCGGTCTACCCGCGCTTCCGCGGCCGCCACAAGCTCCACAAGTTCGAGGACACCGGTCTCGAGAAGTGCGTCGGCTGCTCGCTCTGCGCCGCCGCCTGCCCGGCCGACTGCATCCGCGTCGTCGCGGCCGAGAACGATCCCGCCGACCGTGTGTCGGCCGGTGAGCGCTACGCCGCGGTCTACGAGATCAACATGGCGCGCTGCATCTTCTGCGGCTACTGCGAGGTCGCGTGCCCGTTCGACGCGATCACGATGGGCCACGAGTACGAGATGGCCGACTACAACCGCGGCGACCTCATCTTCACGAAGGAGATGCTGCTGCACGAGCCGATCGAGCGCACGCCGCTGCGCCGCGAGGGCGAGTAG
- a CDS encoding NADH-quinone oxidoreductase subunit J — MVAVAFFAGALGAIGGAIGVVALRNPFYSVLSLIVHLISLAGLFLLLYAEFIAAAQIVVYAGAVMVLYLFVSAYVGDVSEPMWDPVPGQRLLAPLLAGVLFIEVSIAVIGTALTATGTPGVDYEAGFGSPAAIGELFLERFLVVFEGASLLLLAAAIGAVVLAGRRRGRERDGEVGAPETHGTEMERPTSGAVR, encoded by the coding sequence GTGGTCGCGGTCGCGTTCTTCGCGGGCGCCCTGGGCGCGATCGGCGGTGCCATCGGCGTCGTCGCGCTTCGCAATCCCTTCTACTCGGTGCTGAGCCTGATCGTCCACCTGATCAGCCTCGCCGGGCTCTTCCTGCTGCTCTACGCCGAGTTCATCGCCGCGGCCCAGATCGTCGTCTACGCCGGCGCGGTGATGGTGCTCTACCTGTTCGTCTCCGCCTACGTCGGCGACGTCTCCGAGCCGATGTGGGACCCAGTCCCGGGGCAGAGGCTGCTGGCGCCGTTGCTGGCCGGCGTGCTGTTCATCGAGGTCTCGATCGCCGTGATTGGCACCGCGCTGACGGCGACCGGCACCCCCGGCGTCGACTACGAGGCCGGGTTCGGATCGCCGGCGGCGATCGGCGAGCTCTTCCTCGAGCGCTTCCTCGTCGTCTTCGAGGGCGCCTCGCTGCTGCTGCTCGCGGCGGCGATCGGCGCCGTCGTCCTCGCCGGCCGCCGCCGCGGCCGCGAGCGCGACGGCGAGGTCGGCGCGCCCGAGACGCACGGCACCGAGATGGAGCGCCCGACCTCCGGAGCGGTCCGCTAG
- the nuoK gene encoding NADH-quinone oxidoreductase subunit NuoK → MDITWYLVLSALLFAIGAGGVLLRRSPLVILLCLELMLNAGNLALVAFARMNGNEEGQVFALVVMVVAACEVVIGLGLIVAMYRRRLPLNVDDLRELRG, encoded by the coding sequence ATGGACATCACCTGGTACCTCGTCCTCTCGGCGCTGCTGTTCGCGATCGGCGCCGGCGGCGTCCTCCTGCGCCGCAGCCCGCTGGTCATCCTGCTCTGCCTCGAGCTGATGCTGAACGCCGGCAACCTCGCGCTCGTCGCCTTCGCGCGGATGAACGGCAACGAGGAGGGTCAGGTCTTCGCGCTCGTCGTCATGGTCGTCGCCGCATGTGAGGTCGTGATCGGCCTCGGCCTGATCGTCGCGATGTACCGCCGCCGCCTGCCGCTCAACGTCGACGACCTGCGGGAGCTCCGCGGATGA